One genomic region from Nostoc sp. C052 encodes:
- a CDS encoding IS1-like element transposase — translation MKVFTTQFVTELMLLDSGHQPSIQRYKYCSYLLEVKQLLTDMAVNISGMRDTTRMLKISSNSVTKNPKNFHRYGR, via the coding sequence TTGAAAGTATTTACTACCCAGTTTGTGACTGAATTGATGCTGTTAGATAGTGGACATCAACCGTCTATCCAGCGCTATAAATATTGCAGTTATTTGCTAGAAGTTAAACAGCTTCTTACAGATATGGCAGTAAATATTAGCGGGATGCGAGATACAACAAGGATGCTAAAAATTAGTTCCAATTCTGTCACCAAAAATCCAAAAAACTTCCACAGATACGGCAGGTGA
- the ctaD gene encoding cytochrome c oxidase subunit I, with protein sequence MTNISVEDITGDAPQQEPITDWKQYFSFSTDHKVIGIQYIVTAFILFLVGGIFAMIIRGELITPESDLVDRSVYNAMFTMHGTVMLFGWTFPILTGFANYLVPLMIGARDMAFPRLNAVAFWMIPIAAILLMASFFVPGGPAQAGWWSYPPVSLQNPTGNLINGEVIWLLAVAISGVSSIMGAINFVTTVVKMRAPGMTFFRMPIFVWNVFSAQIIQLFGLPVLTAGAVMLLLDLTVGTSFFDPAKGGDPVLFQHFFWFYSHPAVYVIILPVFGVFSEIFPVFARKPLFGYKIVAISSLLIAGVSGIVWVHHLYVSGTPGWMRLFFMLTTMFVSVPTGIKVFAWTATIWGGKLRFDTPMLFAFGALILFVFAGITGITLSSVPIDVHVNNTYYVVGHFHYVLYGTVTMGMFAAIYFWFPKMTGRMYYEGLGKLHFWLAFIGTNLNFFPMHPLGLQGMLRRVSSYAPEYEFWNIIASIGGFLLGVSTLPFILNMIGSWIHGEQAPKNPWRAIGLEWLVSSPPPVENFEEIPVVVGEPYGYGKSEPLVAEH encoded by the coding sequence ATGACAAATATTTCCGTTGAAGACATTACAGGTGACGCACCTCAACAGGAACCTATAACAGACTGGAAACAATACTTTAGCTTCAGCACAGACCACAAAGTTATCGGTATTCAGTATATTGTTACCGCTTTCATTCTCTTTTTAGTTGGTGGCATATTTGCAATGATCATTCGTGGGGAATTGATTACCCCAGAATCAGACCTAGTTGACCGTAGTGTTTATAATGCAATGTTCACCATGCACGGCACTGTGATGCTATTTGGATGGACATTCCCCATACTTACAGGTTTTGCTAACTATCTTGTACCTCTGATGATTGGGGCACGAGATATGGCGTTTCCCAGACTCAATGCTGTTGCCTTCTGGATGATACCGATCGCTGCTATCCTATTGATGGCCAGTTTCTTTGTACCCGGTGGGCCAGCACAAGCCGGTTGGTGGTCATACCCTCCCGTCAGCTTGCAAAACCCGACAGGCAACTTAATCAACGGTGAAGTAATCTGGCTTCTAGCAGTGGCAATATCGGGTGTTTCCTCAATTATGGGGGCGATTAACTTTGTCACCACGGTTGTGAAGATGCGCGCACCTGGGATGACATTCTTCCGTATGCCCATCTTTGTTTGGAATGTATTCAGCGCCCAGATTATCCAACTGTTTGGACTACCTGTCTTAACAGCAGGTGCAGTCATGCTTTTACTCGACTTAACAGTTGGAACTAGCTTTTTTGACCCCGCCAAGGGAGGCGACCCAGTTCTATTTCAGCACTTTTTCTGGTTCTACTCCCACCCTGCTGTTTACGTGATCATTCTGCCGGTCTTTGGAGTCTTTTCAGAGATATTCCCTGTTTTTGCTCGTAAACCTCTGTTTGGCTATAAGATTGTCGCTATTTCATCACTCCTGATTGCTGGAGTTAGCGGTATAGTCTGGGTACACCATTTATACGTCAGTGGTACTCCAGGCTGGATGCGGCTGTTTTTCATGCTCACAACCATGTTCGTTTCTGTCCCCACTGGCATTAAGGTGTTTGCCTGGACTGCAACGATTTGGGGTGGCAAGCTACGATTTGATACACCAATGCTGTTTGCGTTTGGTGCATTAATATTGTTTGTATTTGCAGGTATCACTGGCATCACCCTTTCCTCTGTTCCCATTGATGTCCATGTCAACAACACTTACTATGTGGTGGGTCACTTCCACTATGTTCTATATGGCACGGTAACAATGGGGATGTTTGCTGCTATTTACTTCTGGTTCCCCAAAATGACTGGACGTATGTATTACGAAGGCTTGGGCAAGTTGCATTTCTGGCTGGCGTTCATTGGCACTAACCTCAACTTCTTCCCAATGCACCCACTAGGATTACAAGGAATGTTGCGTCGAGTTTCTTCTTATGCACCAGAGTATGAATTTTGGAATATTATCGCCAGTATCGGAGGATTTCTGCTAGGTGTGTCTACCTTACCCTTCATTCTGAATATGATTGGTTCTTGGATACATGGCGAACAAGCACCGAAGAATCCTTGGCGAGCAATTGGACTGGAGTGGTTAGTTTCTTCACCACCTCCTGTTGAGAACTTTGAGGAAATTCCAGTTGTTGTGGGTGAACCCTACGGATATGGGAAATCTGAACCATTGGTAGCCGAGCATTAG
- a CDS encoding substrate-binding domain-containing protein: protein MKLDVNLCNNLKSIRTRLGMSQQELANIAGVTRQSIGGVELGQYAPSVAMSLRLAKALGCQVEDLFWFEEDLPEVEAILAGSVPKQERSRVSLARVGDQWIAYPLVGNDAFRIEMIPADGETLAAIYPDAKESVRVEELPSISKLPLASEAASNERQSEGEAQSQNVTNKVLVRILDDIDKLHNTVVIAGCTPVLSLLARATERWHPQLRIHYRFAHSKAALRSLCKGEVHIAGMHLYDPKTGEHNIPFVREALTGKSAVLITLGVWEEGLLVPSGNPRGIKTVSDLVEFGATIVNHEVGSGSRMLLERKLQEEGVPLHKVKGSDHIVHSHQDVALSVVSGIADAGISTASIAAAFGLGFIPLHRARYDLVIIKEYLQEEPVKQFLSILGHQLVRSQLEILGGYDTSNIGEVVANI from the coding sequence ATGAAACTGGATGTGAATCTTTGCAATAACCTGAAGTCAATTAGAACTCGCTTGGGCATGAGTCAACAAGAATTAGCTAATATAGCTGGCGTAACTCGTCAGAGTATTGGTGGTGTGGAACTAGGGCAATATGCTCCTTCTGTTGCTATGTCACTGCGTTTAGCCAAAGCTCTTGGCTGCCAAGTCGAGGACTTATTCTGGTTTGAAGAAGATTTACCAGAAGTTGAGGCAATTCTTGCGGGATCAGTCCCTAAGCAAGAGCGATCGCGAGTTAGTCTAGCGCGGGTTGGGGATCAATGGATAGCTTATCCCCTCGTTGGGAATGATGCTTTTCGGATCGAAATGATTCCAGCTGATGGTGAGACGCTTGCAGCGATCTACCCTGATGCTAAGGAATCCGTAAGGGTGGAAGAGTTACCCAGCATCAGCAAATTGCCATTAGCGTCAGAAGCAGCTAGTAATGAGCGTCAATCGGAGGGTGAAGCACAAAGCCAAAACGTTACAAATAAAGTCCTGGTTCGGATTCTGGATGATATAGACAAACTACACAATACAGTTGTGATTGCTGGTTGTACACCTGTGCTTTCTCTCTTGGCAAGAGCAACTGAACGTTGGCATCCGCAACTGCGAATTCATTATCGTTTCGCCCACAGCAAGGCTGCATTACGTAGTCTGTGCAAAGGTGAAGTTCATATTGCAGGAATGCACTTATACGATCCCAAAACTGGGGAACATAACATTCCCTTTGTGCGGGAAGCCTTAACAGGCAAGAGTGCCGTTTTGATTACCCTTGGAGTTTGGGAAGAAGGTTTGTTAGTCCCATCAGGAAACCCAAGGGGAATTAAAACAGTTTCCGACTTAGTAGAATTTGGAGCAACTATTGTCAACCATGAAGTAGGTTCTGGCAGTCGGATGCTTTTAGAACGAAAACTCCAAGAAGAAGGAGTGCCATTGCACAAAGTTAAAGGATCTGACCATATTGTTCACAGCCATCAAGATGTTGCTTTGTCTGTAGTCTCAGGAATCGCTGATGCAGGTATCAGTACGGCATCTATAGCTGCTGCCTTTGGATTGGGATTTATCCCCCTTCATCGGGCGCGATATGACTTGGTGATTATTAAGGAATATTTGCAAGAAGAACCAGTAAAGCAGTTTCTCAGTATCTTGGGACATCAGCTAGTGCGATCGCAATTAGAGATTCTCGGCGGCTATGACACTAGCAACATTGGGGAAGTTGTAGCAAATATTTAA
- a CDS encoding phosphate-starvation-inducible PsiE family protein, whose translation MLKGITSKFNNWLQRNTIVRNLEFFQDFIIISLCLGLFCVMLIRLGDMFFSFLSPLDLRQVTSDILFILILVELFRLLIDHLQQQRTSVTAAVEITIVSALREVILRGVLEIPRDQIFGIALFLMVLTVIMVALPWISRFLEQVKIANPETVEKVQLLPKNSLASD comes from the coding sequence ATGCTAAAAGGGATAACTTCAAAGTTCAATAACTGGTTACAAAGAAATACAATTGTACGTAATCTGGAATTTTTTCAAGACTTTATTATCATTTCTCTCTGCCTTGGTTTGTTCTGTGTGATGCTCATTCGACTGGGAGATATGTTTTTCTCCTTTTTGAGTCCATTAGATTTACGACAAGTAACATCTGATATCCTGTTCATTTTGATTTTAGTAGAGTTGTTCCGCCTGTTAATTGACCATCTACAACAACAGCGAACATCTGTTACCGCAGCAGTAGAAATTACTATTGTTTCTGCTTTAAGAGAGGTGATTTTACGTGGTGTACTCGAAATTCCCCGTGACCAAATTTTTGGAATAGCTCTATTTCTGATGGTTTTAACAGTAATTATGGTGGCTTTACCTTGGATATCTCGTTTTCTTGAACAGGTCAAAATTGCTAACCCAGAAACAGTAGAAAAAGTGCAACTGTTGCCTAAAAACTCTCTAGCTTCTGATTAA
- a CDS encoding DUF2231 domain-containing protein — protein MLENLLNNHNLPYPDTIHPIIVHFVIAMVLFAFVCDVIGYFTSNYRLFEVSWWNMFFATISIFIAVIFGQFEAGLAQPYNAVKPVLNLHTLLGWSLAGILAAITAWRYVIHCRTPEKISVYYLAASLFLTVLVGIQVYFGDELVWVYGLHTVPVVEAIKEGLLQ, from the coding sequence ATGCTTGAGAATCTTCTGAATAACCATAATTTACCGTATCCTGATACGATACATCCCATCATTGTCCATTTTGTGATTGCAATGGTGTTGTTTGCCTTCGTGTGTGATGTCATTGGATACTTTACTAGCAACTACCGTCTTTTTGAGGTGAGTTGGTGGAATATGTTTTTCGCTACAATTTCCATCTTCATCGCCGTTATTTTTGGTCAATTTGAAGCAGGTTTAGCACAACCTTATAACGCAGTTAAACCAGTACTTAATTTACATACTCTCCTTGGCTGGTCACTTGCAGGAATTCTGGCAGCTATTACAGCTTGGCGTTACGTGATTCATTGCCGCACTCCAGAAAAAATATCAGTTTATTACCTAGCAGCAAGTCTATTTTTGACTGTTTTGGTAGGCATACAAGTGTATTTCGGAGATGAATTGGTTTGGGTATATGGGTTGCACACTGTACCAGTTGTTGAAGCTATAAAGGAGGGCTTACTGCAATGA
- the nifH gene encoding nitrogenase iron protein, translating to MRKIAIYGRGGVGKSTTTQNVVAGLTDLDRKVMVVGCDSKADSTRLLLGGFHQKIVLDTLRKEEDDDLNLEDFRQVGWGKTLCVESGGPEPGVGCAGRGILTSIGLLEQLGAYDDAVRLDYTFYDGLGDVVCGGFVMPIRERKAQEVYIITSGEIMAMYTVNNICRSIQKYAPIGGIRLGGLICNSRKVDEEDDLIKALAEKLGTQMIYSIPRDNMVQQAEFHRKTVIEYAPESEQAQHYRNLAMAIDQNTDFVTPKSMSNDQLEELLVQFGLFRHLQTLGITSSSTKVADSFSEIPLE from the coding sequence ATGCGGAAAATCGCTATTTATGGAAGAGGGGGAGTTGGCAAGTCCACAACAACTCAAAATGTAGTGGCTGGACTCACTGATCTGGATCGTAAGGTGATGGTTGTAGGGTGTGACTCAAAAGCAGACTCCACCCGGCTCCTCTTGGGGGGATTCCACCAGAAGATTGTACTCGACACGTTGCGTAAAGAAGAAGATGATGATTTGAATCTAGAAGACTTCCGCCAGGTGGGATGGGGAAAGACGCTGTGTGTGGAATCGGGTGGGCCGGAACCTGGTGTAGGATGTGCAGGTAGAGGCATTTTGACATCAATTGGGTTGCTGGAACAACTTGGTGCTTATGATGATGCAGTTAGACTTGATTATACATTTTATGACGGTCTAGGTGACGTGGTATGCGGTGGATTTGTCATGCCCATTCGTGAACGCAAAGCTCAAGAGGTTTACATTATCACTTCTGGGGAAATTATGGCAATGTATACCGTCAACAACATCTGCCGAAGTATTCAAAAGTATGCACCTATAGGCGGTATACGTCTGGGAGGATTGATTTGCAACTCTCGCAAAGTCGATGAGGAAGATGATTTGATCAAAGCTCTGGCAGAGAAACTGGGGACTCAAATGATCTACTCCATACCCAGAGACAATATGGTGCAGCAAGCAGAGTTCCACCGCAAGACGGTGATTGAGTATGCTCCTGAGTCTGAACAGGCGCAGCACTATCGCAACCTAGCAATGGCAATTGACCAGAATACAGATTTTGTCACTCCGAAATCTATGTCTAACGATCAGCTAGAGGAACTGCTGGTACAGTTTGGGTTGTTTAGACACCTCCAAACATTAGGTATCACCTCAAGCTCCACAAAGGTTGCAGATTCATTTTCGGAGATACCTCTTGAATAG
- a CDS encoding NADPH-dependent oxidoreductase, with amino-acid sequence MTNPTELLRSRYGEVPFNYEIDWNASLETLIAHRSVRSYLSDPLPPGTLEWLVAAAQSAPSSANMQTWSVVAVEDQERKAELCRLANNQVWINQAPVFFVWLADLGRLAHVADTRGLTPVALDYVELLVKAIVDASVAAQNAIVAAESVGLGTVYIGALRKSTQEVATLLNLPPFVFPVFGLCVGYPNPEAQPVVKPRLPQPAVFHRETYKLAEQDEAIAHYNDIMKEFYTEQKMNVAGDWSQHSAERIATLDYLKGCKDLRETLNNFGFKLL; translated from the coding sequence ATGACCAATCCTACAGAACTACTGCGATCGCGCTATGGTGAAGTTCCCTTCAATTACGAAATTGACTGGAACGCCTCTCTAGAAACGCTAATAGCCCACCGTTCAGTCCGGTCTTATCTATCTGATCCTTTACCACCAGGAACCCTAGAATGGCTAGTTGCTGCTGCTCAATCTGCTCCTAGTTCAGCTAATATGCAAACCTGGAGTGTGGTAGCAGTTGAAGATCAAGAACGCAAAGCAGAATTATGCAGGCTGGCTAATAACCAAGTATGGATTAACCAAGCTCCCGTATTCTTCGTTTGGTTAGCAGATTTAGGTCGTCTGGCTCATGTTGCTGACACTCGCGGACTAACTCCCGTAGCTCTGGATTACGTAGAACTGTTGGTTAAAGCAATAGTCGATGCTTCAGTCGCAGCGCAAAATGCGATCGTAGCTGCTGAATCTGTTGGTTTAGGAACGGTATATATCGGCGCACTTCGCAAAAGTACTCAAGAGGTAGCCACATTATTGAATTTGCCACCTTTTGTGTTCCCTGTGTTTGGGTTGTGTGTGGGTTATCCCAATCCTGAAGCACAACCTGTTGTTAAGCCGCGCCTACCCCAGCCAGCTGTATTCCATCGGGAAACCTATAAATTGGCAGAGCAAGATGAGGCGATCGCTCACTATAATGATATCATGAAAGAGTTCTACACTGAACAAAAAATGAATGTCGCTGGTGATTGGTCGCAACATTCAGCCGAGCGAATAGCCACTTTAGACTATTTAAAAGGGTGTAAAGATTTGCGTGAGACTCTGAATAACTTCGGCTTCAAGTTGTTATAA
- a CDS encoding cytochrome c oxidase subunit II, whose protein sequence is MKIRNILILSAIAIALTAVSLLIGQWTYSWMPPQAAAESQLVDKLFSFLITLGAFIFLGVTGTLIYSAIFHRAEQYDTSDGPPIEGNITLEIVWTAIPVLLVFWIATYSYQIYEQMGIQGPMEAMHLHIPIGMKSASAAPINGDAGIVSASPTSSIVSTDATSSVIPFEDIEVNAKQWAWVFRYPKTGITSTELHLPVNHRIRLAMQSEDVLHGFYIPAFRVKQDIIPNRNIDFEFTPIRIGKYQLTDSEFSGTYFATMRANVVVESPEDYKKWLAETANRKPCTANNQAASEYAQESKELIKGWVTVAPAQAPVVNYSN, encoded by the coding sequence ATGAAAATCCGAAATATTTTGATCTTGAGTGCGATCGCGATCGCCTTAACTGCTGTTAGTCTTTTGATAGGGCAGTGGACGTATTCCTGGATGCCTCCTCAAGCCGCAGCAGAATCGCAGCTCGTCGATAAGTTGTTTAGTTTCTTAATCACGCTGGGAGCATTTATCTTCCTTGGAGTCACAGGAACACTCATCTACTCAGCGATTTTCCATCGAGCAGAGCAATATGATACCAGCGATGGCCCTCCTATTGAAGGAAATATCACACTAGAAATTGTCTGGACTGCAATTCCTGTATTGCTAGTGTTTTGGATTGCCACCTACAGCTACCAAATCTATGAGCAAATGGGGATTCAAGGCCCAATGGAAGCTATGCATCTGCATATTCCAATAGGGATGAAATCGGCATCTGCTGCACCAATTAACGGAGATGCAGGCATAGTTTCCGCCTCCCCGACTTCCTCAATTGTATCAACTGATGCTACATCAAGTGTAATACCATTTGAAGACATTGAAGTTAATGCCAAACAGTGGGCTTGGGTTTTCCGCTATCCAAAAACAGGAATTACCAGCACCGAACTACATTTACCCGTCAATCATCGCATCCGTCTAGCAATGCAATCTGAGGATGTTCTCCACGGCTTTTATATCCCGGCTTTCCGAGTCAAGCAAGACATTATTCCCAACCGCAACATTGACTTTGAATTCACCCCCATCCGCATTGGCAAGTATCAGTTAACCGATTCCGAATTTAGCGGTACTTACTTTGCAACCATGCGGGCAAATGTTGTTGTCGAGTCCCCTGAAGATTACAAGAAGTGGCTTGCAGAAACAGCAAACCGTAAACCATGTACTGCAAATAATCAAGCAGCTTCCGAATATGCCCAAGAATCAAAAGAATTAATCAAAGGCTGGGTTACGGTAGCACCCGCACAAGCCCCTGTAGTTAATTACAGCAATTAG
- a CDS encoding ISAs1 family transposase, whose product MPKTGKIASVERIRIMGACLIEHLRQVEDFRTSDGRRHPLWLVLLFVIMGTMSGYVGYRAWGDFVKRHRRALIKTFEIQKHGVPSYSTIRRIAMGVDFDKLVTKFNHWAQNYVEIEESEWCRIDGKSIKETVQDYEKSCQNFVSIVTVFASKRGLVVNMEEIQNKEEREIVVVQNLIAALELKNSVFSFDSLHCQKNLPVNT is encoded by the coding sequence TTGCCTAAAACAGGTAAAATTGCAAGTGTTGAGAGGATAAGAATCATGGGTGCTTGTCTGATTGAACATCTGCGGCAAGTAGAAGACTTCAGAACAAGTGATGGTCGAAGACATCCACTATGGTTGGTGTTGCTGTTTGTAATAATGGGCACTATGAGTGGATATGTTGGGTATCGTGCGTGGGGGGATTTCGTCAAACGGCATCGTCGAGCGTTAATCAAAACGTTTGAAATACAAAAGCACGGTGTTCCCTCATACTCAACTATCAGGCGTATAGCGATGGGAGTCGATTTTGATAAACTGGTGACAAAATTTAATCACTGGGCGCAAAACTACGTTGAAATAGAAGAATCTGAGTGGTGTCGTATCGACGGTAAAAGCATTAAGGAAACAGTCCAAGACTACGAAAAATCATGTCAGAATTTTGTCAGTATCGTAACAGTGTTTGCGAGTAAAAGAGGACTAGTAGTCAATATGGAAGAGATCCAAAACAAGGAAGAGAGGGAAATCGTAGTAGTGCAAAATTTAATTGCAGCTTTGGAGCTAAAAAATTCTGTATTTAGCTTTGATTCTTTGCACTGCCAAAAAAACTTGCCAGTTAATACATAG
- a CDS encoding heme-copper oxidase subunit III, protein MDSSIISEESDHLSHEHTHDEEGSKMFGFIVFLLSETFIFLGFFTAYIVYKTANPDWLPAGVSGLEVRDPAINTVILVSSSFVIYLAERALARHDLITFRQFLMLSIAMGSYFLVGQAIEWSHLSFGFTTGVFGGMFYLLTGFHGLHVLTGILLQILVFGRSFIPGNYDTGHFGVNATSIFWHFVDVIWIVLFVLIYIWQ, encoded by the coding sequence ATGGACAGTTCCATCATTTCAGAAGAATCAGATCATCTCTCACACGAGCATACCCATGATGAAGAAGGCAGCAAGATGTTCGGCTTCATTGTCTTCCTGCTGTCAGAGACTTTCATTTTCCTCGGTTTTTTTACAGCATATATTGTCTATAAAACAGCAAATCCTGACTGGCTACCAGCTGGCGTTTCTGGACTGGAAGTCAGAGATCCGGCAATTAATACGGTAATTCTTGTTTCTAGTAGCTTTGTCATCTACTTGGCAGAACGCGCCCTTGCACGCCACGACTTGATAACATTTCGCCAGTTTCTAATGCTTTCGATCGCAATGGGAAGTTACTTTTTAGTCGGGCAAGCGATCGAGTGGAGCCATCTTTCTTTTGGCTTTACCACAGGTGTTTTTGGTGGAATGTTCTACTTACTGACAGGCTTCCACGGTTTACACGTTCTTACTGGCATTTTGTTGCAGATACTTGTTTTTGGTCGCTCTTTCATTCCTGGTAACTACGACACAGGTCATTTTGGTGTAAATGCCACTTCTATTTTTTGGCACTTTGTTGATGTAATCTGGATTGTTTTGTTTGTCCTTATTTATATCTGGCAATAA
- the nifV gene encoding homocitrate synthase: MNKHPVQINDTTLRDGEQAAGVAFNVEEKIAIATFLDAIGVPELEIGVPAMGQEEAESIRAIANLGLNAQLLGWNRAKLSDIQASIDCGLERVHISVPVSEIQIAAKFGGKQQVMLDLLRDAINFACDRGLAVSVGGEDSSRADPSFLLDVAYYAQELGAFRFRFCDTVGILDPLNTYSKVRSLVHHLFIPIEMHTHNDFGLAMANSLAGIEAGARSVNTTVNGIGERAGNAALEEIVMALKHLYNIPTGINTKRLLELSRLVAKAANWPVPPWKAIVGENTFAHESGIHAHGVLQNPGTYEPFAPEDVGWERRLVVGKHSGRHLIISVLQEHGIILSQPEIQSVLDAVKHESVKVKRSLTVEELLSFVPQR; this comes from the coding sequence ATGAACAAACATCCAGTTCAGATTAACGATACAACCTTGCGAGATGGTGAACAAGCGGCGGGTGTAGCCTTTAATGTTGAAGAAAAAATTGCGATCGCTACTTTTCTTGATGCCATTGGTGTTCCAGAACTGGAAATTGGCGTTCCGGCAATGGGACAAGAAGAAGCAGAGTCGATCCGAGCGATCGCTAATCTGGGATTAAATGCCCAATTACTTGGCTGGAACCGTGCTAAATTGTCCGATATCCAGGCATCTATAGATTGTGGTTTAGAACGGGTGCATATTTCCGTTCCTGTCTCAGAAATTCAGATTGCCGCTAAGTTTGGGGGCAAGCAGCAGGTAATGCTGGATCTTCTGCGGGATGCGATTAATTTTGCCTGCGATCGCGGTTTAGCGGTATCTGTTGGCGGAGAAGATTCTTCCAGAGCCGATCCGTCTTTTCTGTTGGATGTGGCGTATTATGCTCAAGAGTTGGGAGCTTTCCGGTTTCGCTTTTGTGACACTGTAGGAATTCTCGACCCTCTGAACACTTACAGCAAAGTTCGCTCCCTTGTGCATCATCTATTCATTCCCATAGAAATGCACACACATAATGATTTTGGACTGGCAATGGCGAACTCGCTAGCTGGTATTGAAGCAGGGGCGCGATCAGTTAACACTACAGTCAACGGGATTGGCGAACGCGCAGGTAATGCGGCGCTGGAAGAAATTGTGATGGCACTGAAACACCTCTACAACATCCCAACAGGTATTAATACAAAACGGTTGCTGGAACTGTCACGGTTAGTTGCTAAAGCTGCTAATTGGCCGGTTCCTCCCTGGAAAGCGATCGTGGGTGAAAATACTTTTGCACACGAGTCAGGGATTCATGCTCACGGTGTGTTACAAAATCCCGGTACTTACGAACCTTTTGCGCCGGAAGATGTTGGTTGGGAACGTCGCCTTGTTGTAGGCAAACATTCCGGTCGGCATCTGATCATCAGTGTGCTGCAAGAACATGGAATCATACTCAGTCAGCCAGAAATTCAATCAGTGCTGGATGCTGTAAAGCATGAGTCAGTAAAAGTTAAGCGCAGTCTCACTGTTGAAGAACTCCTGAGTTTTGTTCCCCAAAGATGA
- a CDS encoding 2OG-Fe(II) oxygenase, translating into MLNFDSIRTTAMQKVPYNWALIKNLLSPEASLELTASFPHEEFRLSEGEGYGYSWGKMLATSEDISLMLKSSDNRWRERMAQGRLTYDLRHLSKVWRQLIEGLWTDSYRAAIAEMSGLELKDCLMDIGFRRYSSGQLHHPHTDEPNKVLTHLLFFNQQWSVDWGGCLRILKDSQPESAFQDILPLNDSSVAIARSDNSWHTVTPLTCPASEYRLALRVAFFRNDLISDFGETRLAA; encoded by the coding sequence ATGCTTAATTTTGATTCCATTCGTACCACAGCAATGCAAAAAGTCCCATACAATTGGGCTTTGATCAAAAACCTGCTTTCACCAGAAGCAAGCTTAGAACTAACTGCGAGTTTTCCCCACGAAGAGTTTCGCCTGTCGGAGGGAGAGGGATATGGATATTCTTGGGGAAAAATGCTTGCAACTAGCGAGGATATTTCCTTGATGCTCAAATCTAGCGATAATCGCTGGCGAGAGCGGATGGCACAAGGCAGACTTACTTATGACTTGAGACACCTGAGTAAAGTCTGGCGACAGTTGATAGAAGGATTGTGGACAGATTCTTACCGCGCAGCCATAGCTGAAATGTCTGGGTTGGAACTAAAAGACTGTCTAATGGATATTGGATTTCGTCGGTATAGCTCAGGACAGTTGCATCACCCTCATACAGACGAGCCGAACAAAGTTTTAACTCATCTGCTATTTTTCAATCAACAATGGTCTGTAGATTGGGGAGGCTGTTTGCGAATTCTCAAAGATTCCCAGCCGGAATCTGCCTTCCAAGATATTCTACCCCTTAATGATTCCTCAGTTGCGATCGCACGTTCTGACAATTCTTGGCATACGGTAACTCCGCTTACTTGTCCTGCATCTGAGTATCGGCTAGCCTTACGAGTTGCTTTTTTTCGGAACGATCTAATTTCAGATTTCGGAGAAACCCGGCTAGCTGCGTAG
- a CDS encoding DUF2231 domain-containing protein, translating into MNPEVIEQLKTQMGANGLPYTIPIHPNLVHLTIGLFILGITFDLIGSFFPLQQPIFKFLAVPATRSSFFDAGWYNMLGSALITIFTVAAGFYEIMLAEPLTGVKSTWGLEAMETMLWHGVGGVFLLALILGMAIWRGFQRYIWRQDDSQQVQWTYLVSGLFIMFIMFIHGTLGAHLAAEFGVHNTADMLLRLGKDPNMSFVIRYLSFV; encoded by the coding sequence ATGAATCCTGAAGTTATTGAGCAATTAAAGACTCAGATGGGAGCAAATGGGTTGCCCTACACTATACCCATTCACCCAAATTTAGTTCATCTCACTATAGGTTTGTTCATCCTTGGCATTACCTTTGATTTGATTGGTTCATTCTTCCCTCTACAACAACCAATCTTCAAGTTTTTAGCAGTTCCTGCCACTCGTTCTAGCTTCTTTGATGCTGGCTGGTACAATATGCTAGGTTCGGCACTCATCACAATTTTTACGGTAGCAGCAGGTTTTTACGAAATCATGTTGGCAGAACCCCTGACTGGGGTAAAGAGTACCTGGGGATTAGAAGCTATGGAAACAATGCTTTGGCATGGAGTGGGTGGTGTTTTTCTACTAGCGCTGATTCTTGGGATGGCTATTTGGAGAGGATTTCAGCGTTATATTTGGCGTCAGGATGACAGTCAACAAGTGCAGTGGACTTATTTAGTTTCTGGACTGTTCATCATGTTCATCATGTTCATCCACGGTACGCTAGGAGCGCACTTAGCTGCTGAGTTTGGAGTTCACAATACTGCTGATATGTTATTGCGCTTGGGTAAAGACCCCAATATGTCTTTTGTCATTCGTTATTTGTCCTTTGTATAG